A single genomic interval of Mycobacterium sp. DL592 harbors:
- a CDS encoding thioesterase family protein, whose translation MIPRFGDVMALRPLDDGRPGFAGNLNEHWTIGPKIHGGVMLALCAKAAREAYGDSGGTGAPFESVAVSADFLSAPDPGAVELITTVRKRGRRIGLVDVELSQRGRTCVRTVVTLGEPEHLAEPLLSANPVTPLMSPEPPAGVEPIGPGHPAAEINHLARGCDIRPDQTPTFSDAGAPVFKIWVRPKDGPVDVLFALMCGDISLPVSYAVERRGWAPTVQLTAYLRGLPADGWLRVVCTATQIGQDWFDEDHTVVDSTGRIIVQTRQLALVPAQ comes from the coding sequence ATGATCCCCCGGTTCGGTGACGTGATGGCGTTGCGTCCGCTCGATGATGGCCGCCCAGGCTTCGCGGGAAACCTCAACGAGCACTGGACAATTGGGCCCAAGATTCATGGCGGTGTGATGTTGGCGCTGTGCGCCAAGGCAGCCCGCGAGGCCTACGGGGACAGCGGCGGGACCGGTGCCCCGTTCGAATCCGTCGCGGTGTCGGCAGATTTCCTGTCCGCACCCGATCCCGGGGCGGTCGAGCTGATCACCACGGTGCGCAAGCGCGGTCGGCGGATCGGTCTGGTCGATGTCGAACTGAGCCAGCGGGGGAGAACTTGCGTGCGTACCGTCGTCACCCTCGGCGAGCCTGAACACTTGGCCGAGCCGCTGCTGTCGGCCAACCCGGTGACCCCGCTGATGAGTCCCGAGCCGCCGGCCGGCGTCGAGCCGATCGGGCCGGGTCACCCCGCAGCCGAGATCAATCACCTGGCCCGCGGCTGCGACATCCGTCCCGACCAGACCCCGACGTTCAGCGACGCCGGTGCCCCGGTGTTCAAGATCTGGGTGCGGCCCAAGGACGGGCCCGTCGACGTGCTGTTCGCTCTCATGTGCGGTGACATCTCGCTGCCCGTCTCCTATGCGGTCGAGCGCCGCGGCTGGGCGCCCACCGTGCAGCTGACCGCCTATCTGCGCGGGTTGCCGGCTGACGGGTGGCTGCGGGTGGTGTGCACCGCCACACAGATCGGCCAGGACTGGTTCGACGAGGACCACACGGTGGTCGACAGCACCGGGCGCATCATCGTGCAGACGCGCCAGCTGGCCCTGGTGCCGGCCCAGTAG